Proteins encoded by one window of Nicotiana tabacum cultivar K326 chromosome 10, ASM71507v2, whole genome shotgun sequence:
- the LOC142164830 gene encoding uncharacterized protein LOC142164830 — MPFQDYDVIVGMDWLHRHHALVDCRLKQVTFRTPAYSHIVVQGEGSLTTNIISAVLARKMICQGYDAYLAHIVDTRLGSPSLKDIPTVCDFPAVFPDDFPRLPPEKEIEFPIELVLGTTPISIAPYRMAPAELKKLKA; from the coding sequence ATGCCCTTCCAAGACTATGATGTTATTGTTGGCATGGATTGGCTCCATAGGCACCATGCATTGGTTGATTGTAGGTTGAAGCAAGTGACTTTTAGAACTCCTGCATACTCACACATAGTAGTTCAAGGAGAAGGATCATTGACAACTAATATTATTTCTGCGGTCTTAGCAAGGAAGATGATTTGTCAAGGTTATGATGCCTATCTTGCTCATATAGTCGATACACGATTAGGGAGTCCAAGTCTTAAGGACATACCAACTGTGTGTGACTTTCCTGCTGTATTTCCTGATGATTTTCCTAGGTTGCCTCCAGAAAAGGAGATTGAATTTCCTATAGAGCTTGTCCTTGGAACTACTCCTATTTCTATCGctccttatagaatggctccAGCTGAATTAAAAAAGTTGAAGGCTTAA